In Populus trichocarpa isolate Nisqually-1 chromosome 12, P.trichocarpa_v4.1, whole genome shotgun sequence, a genomic segment contains:
- the LOC7482077 gene encoding probable prolyl 4-hydroxylase 12 isoform X3: MASFVYLLLFMVLTLTTQFSLCFGKSSRKELRNKEAHLETMIQFGSSIQTNWVDPSRVVTVSWQPRVFVYKGFLTDEECDHLISLGTKETSEGKDDDSGRIERNRLFASSTSLLNMDDNILSRIEERVSAWTLLPKENSKPLQVMHYGIEDAKNYFDYFGNKSAIISSEPLMATLVFYLSNVTQGGEIFFPKSEVKNKIWSDCTKISDSLRPIKGNAILFFTVHPNTSPDMGSSHSRCPVLEGEMWYATKKFYLRAIKVFSDSEGSECTDEDENCPSWAALGECEKNPVYMIGSPDYFGTCRKSCNAC; this comes from the exons ATGGCTTCCTTTGTCTACCTTCTTCTCTTCATGGTGCTTACACTTACAACCCAATTCTCCCTCTGTTTCGGAAAGAG TAGCCGAAAGGAATTAAGGAACAAGGAGGCCCACCTTGAAACAATGATACAATTTGGAAGCTCAATTCAGACCAACTGGGTAGACCCATCAAGAGTTGTCACGGTCTCTTGGCAACCAAG GGTGTTCGTGTACAAAGGCTTTTTGACAGACGAGGAATGTGATCATCTTATTTCTTTG GGTACAAAAGAAACTTCTGAGGGAAAGGATGATGATTCAGGGAGAATTGAGAGAAACAGGCTGTTTGCAAGCTCGACTTCTCTTCTAAACATGGAT GATAACATACTTTCAAGGATTGAAGAAAGAGTTTCAGCTTGGACTCTCCTTCCAAAAG AGAACAGCAAACCCCTGCAGGTCATGCATTATGGAATTGAAGATGCCAAAAACTACTTTGATTATTTTGGTAACAAATCTGCAATCATTTCAAGCGAGCCTTTGATGGCAACTCTGGTTTTTTATCTCTCTAATGTCACCCAGGGTGGTGAGATATTCTTCCCTAAGTCAGAG GTTAAAAACAAGATTTGGTCTGATTGTACAAAGATTAGTGATTCCCTTCGACCGATTAAAGGGAATGCAATTCTGTTTTTCACAGTGCATCCTAATACATCTCCGGACATGGGTAGCTCCCATTCCAGATGCCCTGTCCTTGAGGGCGAAATGTGGTACGCCAccaaaaagttttatttaagaGCCATTAAGGTCTTTTCTGACTCCGAAGGAAGTGAATGCACCGATGAAGATGAAAATTGTCCAAGCTGGGCTGCTCTCGGAGAATGCGAAAAGAACCCTGTGTATATGATTGGTTCCCCCGATTACTTTGGGACATGTAGGAAGAGTTGTAATGCTTGTTGA
- the LOC7484376 gene encoding uncharacterized protein LOC7484376, with amino-acid sequence MSILCGVPLLECVYCLACARWAWKRCLHTAGHDSETWGLATAEEFEPIPRLCRYILAVYEDDLRHPLWEPPGGYGIKPDWLILRRTYEDTHGRAPPYILYLDHDHADIVLAVRGLNLARESDYAVLLDNKLGKRKIDGGYVHNGLLKAAGWVLDAECDILKELVEKYPNYTLTFTGHSLGSGVAAMLALVVVLHHDKLGNIDRRRIRCYAVAPARCMSLNLAVRYADVINSVVLQDDFLPRTATPLEDIFKSLFCLPCLLCLRCMRDTCIPDEKMIKDPRRLYAPGRLYHIVERKPFRLGRIPPVVRTAVPVDGRFEHIVLSCNATSDHAIIWIEREAQRAMDIMVEKDHIMEIPAKQRMERQETLAREHSEEYRAALQRAVTLSVPHAYSPSKYGTFDEVEEGEDSQRSSGESSFGSSKTGKIRENWDELIERLFDKDVSGHMALKKSQRDG; translated from the exons ATGTCAATCTTATGTGGCGTACCTCTCCTTGAGTGTGTGTATTGTCTAGCTTGTGCTCGATGGGCGTGGAAACGATGTCTCCACACTGCAGGTCATGACAGCGAGACTTGGGGTCTTGCAACTGCTGAAGAATTCGAGCCAATTCCTCGCCTTTGCCGCTATATTCTAGCTGTTTATGAAGATGATCTTCGGCACCCTCTTTGGGAACCTCCTGGAGGGTATGGAATAAAGCCAGATTGGTTAATCCTAAGAAGAACATACGAAGATACTCATGGAAGGGCGCCACCATATATATTGTATCTTGATCATGACCATGCTGATATAGTTCTAGCTGTCAGGGGCCTTAATTTGGCAAGGGAGAGTGACTACGCTGTACTTTTGGATAATAAGCTAGGGAAAAGGAAAATTGATGGTGGGTATGTCCACAATGGGCTATTGAAGGCTGCTGGTTGGGTTTTGGACGCGGAATGTGACATTTTGAAGGAATTAGTGGAAAAGTATCCGAATTACACATTGACTTTTACAGGTCATTCTCTGGGGTCAGGTGTAGCAGCAATGCTGGCACTAGTGGTAGTGCTACATCATGATAAATTGGGAAACATTGATAGAAGGAGGATCAGATGCTACGCAGTTGCACCTGCACGATGCATGTCACTTAATTTGGCTGTCAGATATGCAGATGTTATCAATTCTGTAGTGCTTCAG GATGATTTCTTGCCGCGGACAGCCACGCCCTTGGAAGACATTTTCAAGTCACTTTTCTG tCTGCCCTGCCTACTATGTTTAAGGTGCATGAGAGATACTTGTATTCCGGATGAGAAAATGATCAAAGATCCGAGGAGACTGTATGCACCTGGCCGCCTATATCACATTGTTGAAAGGAAGCCTTTCAG ATTGGGAAGAATCCCCCCTGTTGTGAGGACAGCGGTACCAGTAGATGGGCGGTTTGAGCATATAGTTCTTTCCTGTAATGCTACTTCTGATCATGCAATCATTTGGATAGAGAGAGAAGCCCAGAGGGCTATGGAT ATAATGGTAGAGAAAGATCATATCATGGAGATCCCAGCAAAGCAAAGGATGGAGCGGCAGGAGACTTTGGCCCGAGAACACAGTGAGGAGTACAGGGCTGCATTACAAAGGGCTGTTACACTCTCAGTTCCCCATGCGTATTCACCTTCCAAGTATGGAACTTTCGATGAGGTGGAAGAAGGAGAGGATTCGCAAAGATCTAGCGGGGAATCTTCTTTTGGTTCTTCGAAGACAGGCAAGATAAGAGAGAACTGGGATGAATTGATTGAACGTCTTTTTGACAAAGATGTATCTGGTCACATGGCTCTCAAGAAATCACAAAGGGATGGATGA
- the LOC7484374 gene encoding U-box domain-containing protein 32, with product MEGVDGLEAERVFHLEETIFVAVGKNVDKSKRLLFWVLQSFAGKKICLLYVHRPANVVSFTHRKLAVNKLKEDAVKAFQELETKKMHDVLDQYRLILAQEGVEADKVWIKMDDIAKGIVEVIAQYNIRWLVMGAAADKYYSKKLGEIKSKKAIIVCQQAPTSCHIWFVCRGSLIYTREGRDYGSETEISLPLLLLSSDSDTEQLRLLRSESLTQLDRSLDAEEVAGDLEGILGRFDYYPVHSCQSTNIILSTSKLIPLLADEEEKTQTQTTEETCSRLEQAIMDTKDSKQKALVEAVKRWKEEDNVMEAKCKAIALENLCIKEISLRKEMEEALNRRKQEVEKKKNQRDEFLKELQMVQEHKFALESQIAESQNTVEELEQKIISAVQLLISFKERRDAAMVEYENARQEVRRLKRSAIAAAAGSKSEILEFSFMEINEATHYFDPSWKISEGKYGSVYKGLLRHLLVAIKMFPSYSSQSLLDFQNGVEIFSRVRHPNLVMLVGTCPESRSLVYEYVRNGSLEDNLFCKDKMPPLPWQTRIRIAVQICSSLVFLHSNKPCIIHGNLKPSKVLLDANFVSKLTDFGVFYLIPQSESGSNLTGICNKSNPNFTSLYIDPEYLETGMLTPESDVYSFGIILLQLLTGRAGLDILKEVKCAIEKDNFKALLDCSGGNWPFEEAEQLANLALRCCEKNRLDRPDLVLILRVLEPMKTSGIDSGPKEPSRIPSHFVCPILQEVMDDPQIAADGFTYEAEAIRGWLKSGHNTSPMTNLKLEHCNLLPNHALHQAILEWRQHL from the exons ATGGAGGGTGTTGATGGGCTCGAGGCAGAGAGAGTGTTTCATTTGGAGGAGACTATATTTGTTGCAGTTGGCAAGAATGTAGATAAGAGTAAAAGATTGCTTTTTTGGGTATTACAGAGTTTTGCAGGCAAGAAGATATGTCTCCTCTATGTTCACCGGCCTGCAAATGTTGTGTCTTTCA CACACAGAAAACTTGCTGTCAATAAACTAAAGGAAGATGCTGTCAAGGCATTCCAAGAACTTGAAACGAAAAAGATGCATGATGTCTTGGATCAATACCGTCTCATTCTTGCTCAAGAGGGG GTAGAAGCAGACAAAGTATGGATCAAGATGGACGATATAGCTAAGGGAATTGTTGAGGTTATTGCTCAATACAACATTAGGTGGCTTGTCATGGGAGCAGCAGCTGATAAATACTATTCAAA GAAACTGGGAGAAATAAAGTCCAAGAAAGCAATAATTGTGTGCCAGCAAGCACCAACTTCCTGCCATATCTGGTTTGTTTGCAGAGGCTCTCTTATCTACACAAG GGAAGGTAGAGATTATGGATCCGAAACAGAGATTTCTCTTCCATTGCTACTGCTGAGTTCAGATTCAGATACTGAGCAATTGAGACTCTTGAGATCAGAGTCTCTTACACAACTAGATAGATCTCTCG ATGCAGAGGAAGTTGCTGGTGACTTGGAAGGAATATTGGGAAGATTTGATTATTATCCTGTTCATTCTTGTCAATCAACCAACATAATACTCAGCACTTCCAAATTGATTCCATTGTTGGCAGATGAG GAAGAAAAAACTCAGACGCAAACAACTGAAGAAACATGTTCTAGATTGGAACAAGCAATTATGGATACTAAGGACTCAAAGCAAAAGGCTCTTGTGGAGGCAGTAAAGCGATGGAAAGAGGAAGACAATGTTATGGAGGCCAAATGCAAg GCCATAGCATTAGAAAACTTATGCATTAAGGAGATTAGCctaagaaaagaaatggaggaAGCCTTGAATAGAAGAAAGCAAGAagtggaaaagaaaaagaatcagcgtgatgaatttttaaaagaactCCAGATGGTCCAGGAGCACAAGTTTGCACTTGAGAGCCAAATTGCAGAGTCCCAGAATACAGTGGAGGAGTTGGAGCAGAAGATCATCTCAGCTGTGCAACTCCTGATAAGTTTTAAGGAAAGGCGGGATGCAGCAATGGTGGAGTATGAAAATGCAAGACAGGAAGTTAGAAGGCTAAAAAGATCAGCTATAGCAGCAGCTGCAGGCAGCAAGTCAGAAATCCTTGAATTCTCTTTTATGGAAATCAATGAAGCAACTCACTATTTTGATCCATCCTGGAAGATCAGTGAAGGAAAATATGGAAGTGTCTACAAAGGGCTCCTTCGCCATCTCCTTGTTGCCATCAAGATGTTTCCATCTTACAGCTCTCAAAGCCTCTTGGACTTTCAAAATGGG GTAGAGATTTTTAGTAGAGTGAGGCACCCAAACCTTGTAATGCTAGTTGGAACCTGTCCAGAGTCTAGGTCGCTTGTCTACGAGTATGTCCGAAATGGAAGCCTTGAAGATAACCTTTTCTGCAAAGACAAGATGCCTCCGCTTCCATGGCAAACTCGGATACGCATTGCTGTCCAGATATGCTCTTCCCTTGTCTTCCTACACTCTAACAAGCCTTGTATCATACATGGGAATTTAAAACCATCCAAGGTCCTCCTTGATGCTAACTTTGTCAGTAAACTTACTGACTTTGGCGTGTTTTATTTGATCCCACAAAGTGAAAGCGGTTCAAACTTAACTGGAATTTGTAATAAATCCAACCCCAATTTCACCTCTTTATATATTGATCCAGAATATCTTGAGACCGGGATGCTTACTCCAGAGTCAGATGTGTACTCTTTTGGAATTATACTGTTACAGCTTTTGACTGGGAGAGCTGGTTTGGACATATTGAAAGAAGTAAAATGTGCAatagaaaaagataatttcaaagCACTGCTGGACTGTTCTGGTGGGAATTGGCCATTTGAGGAAGCCGAACAGTTAGCTAACTTGGCCTTGAGGTGCTGTGAAAAGAACCGACTTGACAGGCCAGATCTTGTGTTAATCTTGAGAGTGCTTGAGCCAATGAAGACTTCAGGAATTGATTCAGGACCCAAGGAGCCAAGTCGGATTCCATCTCATTTTGTCTGTCCTATTCTTCAG gaagtcatggatgatccaCAGATTGCCGCAGATGGTTTTACATATGAAGCAGAGGCTATTAGAGGATGGCTGAAGAGCGGGCACAACACTTCACCAATGACAAATCTTAAACTTGAGCACTGTAATCTACTCCCTAACCATGCTCTTCATCAAGCGATTCTTGAGTGGCGTCAGCATTTGTGA
- the LOC7482077 gene encoding probable prolyl 4-hydroxylase 12 isoform X1 produces the protein MASFVYLLLFMVLTLTTQFSLCFGKSSRKELRNKEAHLETMIQFGSSIQTNWVDPSRVVTVSWQPRVFVYKGFLTDEECDHLISLAQGTKETSEGKDDDSGRIERNRLFASSTSLLNMDDNILSRIEERVSAWTLLPKENSKPLQVMHYGIEDAKNYFDYFGNKSAIISSEPLMATLVFYLSNVTQGGEIFFPKSEVKNKIWSDCTKISDSLRPIKGNAILFFTVHPNTSPDMGSSHSRCPVLEGEMWYATKKFYLRAIKVFSDSEGSECTDEDENCPSWAALGECEKNPVYMIGSPDYFGTCRKSCNAC, from the exons ATGGCTTCCTTTGTCTACCTTCTTCTCTTCATGGTGCTTACACTTACAACCCAATTCTCCCTCTGTTTCGGAAAGAG TAGCCGAAAGGAATTAAGGAACAAGGAGGCCCACCTTGAAACAATGATACAATTTGGAAGCTCAATTCAGACCAACTGGGTAGACCCATCAAGAGTTGTCACGGTCTCTTGGCAACCAAG GGTGTTCGTGTACAAAGGCTTTTTGACAGACGAGGAATGTGATCATCTTATTTCTTTG GCACAGGGTACAAAAGAAACTTCTGAGGGAAAGGATGATGATTCAGGGAGAATTGAGAGAAACAGGCTGTTTGCAAGCTCGACTTCTCTTCTAAACATGGAT GATAACATACTTTCAAGGATTGAAGAAAGAGTTTCAGCTTGGACTCTCCTTCCAAAAG AGAACAGCAAACCCCTGCAGGTCATGCATTATGGAATTGAAGATGCCAAAAACTACTTTGATTATTTTGGTAACAAATCTGCAATCATTTCAAGCGAGCCTTTGATGGCAACTCTGGTTTTTTATCTCTCTAATGTCACCCAGGGTGGTGAGATATTCTTCCCTAAGTCAGAG GTTAAAAACAAGATTTGGTCTGATTGTACAAAGATTAGTGATTCCCTTCGACCGATTAAAGGGAATGCAATTCTGTTTTTCACAGTGCATCCTAATACATCTCCGGACATGGGTAGCTCCCATTCCAGATGCCCTGTCCTTGAGGGCGAAATGTGGTACGCCAccaaaaagttttatttaagaGCCATTAAGGTCTTTTCTGACTCCGAAGGAAGTGAATGCACCGATGAAGATGAAAATTGTCCAAGCTGGGCTGCTCTCGGAGAATGCGAAAAGAACCCTGTGTATATGATTGGTTCCCCCGATTACTTTGGGACATGTAGGAAGAGTTGTAATGCTTGTTGA
- the LOC7482077 gene encoding probable prolyl 4-hydroxylase 12 isoform X2, whose amino-acid sequence MASFVYLLLFMVLTLTTQFSLCFGKSRKELRNKEAHLETMIQFGSSIQTNWVDPSRVVTVSWQPRVFVYKGFLTDEECDHLISLAQGTKETSEGKDDDSGRIERNRLFASSTSLLNMDDNILSRIEERVSAWTLLPKENSKPLQVMHYGIEDAKNYFDYFGNKSAIISSEPLMATLVFYLSNVTQGGEIFFPKSEVKNKIWSDCTKISDSLRPIKGNAILFFTVHPNTSPDMGSSHSRCPVLEGEMWYATKKFYLRAIKVFSDSEGSECTDEDENCPSWAALGECEKNPVYMIGSPDYFGTCRKSCNAC is encoded by the exons ATGGCTTCCTTTGTCTACCTTCTTCTCTTCATGGTGCTTACACTTACAACCCAATTCTCCCTCTGTTTCGGAAAGAG CCGAAAGGAATTAAGGAACAAGGAGGCCCACCTTGAAACAATGATACAATTTGGAAGCTCAATTCAGACCAACTGGGTAGACCCATCAAGAGTTGTCACGGTCTCTTGGCAACCAAG GGTGTTCGTGTACAAAGGCTTTTTGACAGACGAGGAATGTGATCATCTTATTTCTTTG GCACAGGGTACAAAAGAAACTTCTGAGGGAAAGGATGATGATTCAGGGAGAATTGAGAGAAACAGGCTGTTTGCAAGCTCGACTTCTCTTCTAAACATGGAT GATAACATACTTTCAAGGATTGAAGAAAGAGTTTCAGCTTGGACTCTCCTTCCAAAAG AGAACAGCAAACCCCTGCAGGTCATGCATTATGGAATTGAAGATGCCAAAAACTACTTTGATTATTTTGGTAACAAATCTGCAATCATTTCAAGCGAGCCTTTGATGGCAACTCTGGTTTTTTATCTCTCTAATGTCACCCAGGGTGGTGAGATATTCTTCCCTAAGTCAGAG GTTAAAAACAAGATTTGGTCTGATTGTACAAAGATTAGTGATTCCCTTCGACCGATTAAAGGGAATGCAATTCTGTTTTTCACAGTGCATCCTAATACATCTCCGGACATGGGTAGCTCCCATTCCAGATGCCCTGTCCTTGAGGGCGAAATGTGGTACGCCAccaaaaagttttatttaagaGCCATTAAGGTCTTTTCTGACTCCGAAGGAAGTGAATGCACCGATGAAGATGAAAATTGTCCAAGCTGGGCTGCTCTCGGAGAATGCGAAAAGAACCCTGTGTATATGATTGGTTCCCCCGATTACTTTGGGACATGTAGGAAGAGTTGTAATGCTTGTTGA